The Chaetodon auriga isolate fChaAug3 chromosome 22, fChaAug3.hap1, whole genome shotgun sequence genome contains a region encoding:
- the apex1 gene encoding DNA repair nuclease APEX1 gives MKRGKKTEEAAADGENDTGSASAKKAKKAKEPEAPILYEDPPDKMTSKDGRDANMKITSWNVDGLRAWVKKKGLDWVREEAPDVLCLQETKCSEKALPSEITSMPEYPHKFWAGSDEKEGYSGVAMLCKTEPLKVTYGIGKEEHDKEGRVITAEFPSFFLVTAYVPNASRGLVRLDYRKTWDVDFRSYLSELDMQKPVVLCGDLNVAHQEIDLKNPKGNKKSAGFTPEEREGLSQLLEAGFIDSFRELYPKQTHAYSFWTYMMNCREKNVGWRLDYFLLSSSLLPGLCDSKIRNKVMGSDHCPITLHIAV, from the exons ATGAAGAGAGgcaagaagacagaggaggcgGCCGCAGATGGGGAAAACGACACAGGCTCTG CTTCtgcaaagaaagcaaagaaggcTAAGGAGCCAGAGGCCCCAATCCTGTACGAAGACCCTCCTGACAAAATGACGAGCAAAGATGGACGTGACGCCAACATGAAGATCACCTCCTGGAACGTGGACGGTCTGAGGGCCTGGGTGAAAAAGAAGGGCCTGGAT TGGGTGCGTGAGGAGGCTCCGGATGTTTTGTGCCTGCAGGAGACAAAGTGTTCAGAGAAAGCTCTCCCCTCTGAAATCACCTCAATGCCCGAGTACCCTCACAAGTTCTGGGCCGGGTCAGATGAGAAGGAGGGTTACAGTGGTGTGGCCATGCTCTGCAAGACTGAACCCCTCAAAGTCACCTATGGCATTG GCAAAGAAGAACACGACAAGGAGGGCCGCGTCATCACTGCCGAGTTCCCCAGCTTCTTCCTGGTGACCGCCTATGTGCCGAACGCCAGCAGAGGCCTTGTGCGCCTGGATTACCGCAAAACCTGGGACGTCGACTTCCGGTCATACCTGAGTGAGCTGGACATGCAGAAGCCCGTGGTGCTGTGTGGCGACCTGAACGTGGCGCATCAGGAGATCGACCTGAAGAACCCCAAGGGGAACAAGAAAAGCGCAGGCTTCACCCCCGAGGAGCGCGAGGGCCTcagccagctgctggaggcGGGTTTCATCGACAGCTTCCGCGAGCTCTACCCCAAGCAGACCCACGCCTACTCCTTCTGGACCTACATGATGAACTGCCGCGAAAAGAACGTGGGCTGGAGGCTGGATTACTTCTTGCTGTCGTCCAGTCTGCTGCCAGGCCTGTGCGACAGCAAGATCCGCAACAAGGTGATGGGAAGCGACCACTGCCCCATCACTCTGCACATAGCCGTGTAG
- the LOC143314976 gene encoding uncharacterized protein LOC143314976 isoform X1, with protein sequence MDSGVFTALSNGDPLPLASLRLLVPPLQLISASMWQVLKQGDVMNYWKVAEYVSLVMDMVPELLMHKHGMQLNLGLRARYILEMCRVEQLLEPDLILSHLEKIKPRHPNLVCMKESGEEVVVHFLDLIHTLLKDPEERRDFFLEVFPAEYGPQYDSDLQMLFSEFLFRLAQLLPVPDLEQTVSWLGAECSVLEECVHLVSEPADLKHLLQHHRHLGHLEQHVPPTSMGDSILSSLSAVSPGRVTKPTEQPNQSDLLPGLSDDTHTVSFVDDVAVEIITVTDYAEVELGTTADIEVVTGENCFEGTDTNTVAEDSLIVLPDETAREGEVEPGEEATQEKDASALTNIILPEANKDDVASSQQIISVGRHDCPDCAKKFKFASSLIAHRVIHTGERPHRCNDCGRCFSFRQSLDRHRHTHKTGRKYNCAVCGETFHSLSARTEHKQTHMEDGVYTCHQCNKTFSWELALARHLKSHTDDHNANEPTESREDGQEAVGGDEGVSEATTAPAEPDSQVRADDNGDLENAEVQSSERPTAEPEGAAPEHDSRVISLVKVRTSGRKRKPTMKIQVINLQKSMNTKRRKEITKMNPPELKPLPFNCAEHSYGSSMVSSKDGDESSVTDGSSAAFSCPKCSFHHSEEAQVQQHINKVHSVEAEDDKLSLQPLADEEGRFTCPECEKSFKFQSLLKAHQRIHTGEQPFLCSQCGRRFSFKQSLERHKQTHKSGRKYECLICGEFFKSLVAQREHKSTHMENGEYLCSECGRAFAWKSALVRHLKTHGEDSDKVERSYKCPRCDLCFSCASYLNRHLQTHQEERVHTCNCGKSFAYRAALTAHQRIHQKERPHTCAQCGKGFLYKGGLLSHMKIHSEEMPFMCSFCGKSFKRERNMKKHERCHTRENVFSCSQCDKSFVYKATLIRHELTHSGERPYLCSDCGKGFFSHAELLKHERFHTGHKPFQCPHCGKKFTQSCYLTIHLRYHTGVRPYSCTECDKSFLSANRLKRHQRTHSGEKPYLCVECGKGFRQSYNLKMHQRTHIM encoded by the exons ATGGACTCGGGTGTCTTCACAGCCCTTTCCAACG GTGACCCCTTACCGCTGGCATCGCTGCGCCTCCTTGTCCCACCTCTCCAGCTCATATCAGCCTCCATGTGGCAGGTTCTGAAACAAGGAGATGTCATGAACTACTGGAAAGTAGCAGAGTATGTCTCTCTGGTGATGGACATGGTCCCAGAGCTGCTAATGCACAAGCACGGGATGCAGCTTAACCTGGGATTAAGAGCCAGG TATATTCTCGAGATGTGCCGAGTTGAACAGCTCCTGGAACCTGAtctcatcttgtctcatttggAGAAAATTAAACCGCGACACCCCAACCTGGTATGT ATGAAAGAATCAGGAGAGGAAGTCGTGGTTCACTTTCTTGACTTGATCCACACTTTGCTCAAAGATCCCGAAGAGAGACGAGACTTTTTCTTG GAAGTCTTCCCTGCTGAGTATGGCCCTCAATATGACAGTGATTTGCAGATGCTGTTTTCAGAGTTCCTCTTTCGGCTGGCACAGCTGTTACCAGTACCTGACCTTGAGCAG ACTGTTTCCTGGCTTGGAGCTGAATGCTCAGTGTTGGAGGAATGTGTGCATTTAGTCTCTGAGCCTGCAGACCTGAAACATTTGCTCCAGCACCACAGACACCTTGGGCATTTAGAGCAGCATG TTCCACCTACAAGCATGGGCGACagcatcctctcctccctctctgcagtttCCCCTGGCAGAGTGACAAAACCTACAGAGCAACCCAACCAGTCAGATCTGCTGCCAGGCCTCAGTgacgacacacacactgtatcatTTGTGGATGACGTGGCAGTTGAAATCATCACGGTGACGGATTACGCAGAGGTTGAATTAGGCACGACCGCTGACATCGAGGTGGTGACGGGAGAAAACTGCTTTGAAGGAACAGACACCAACACAGTGGCTGAAGATTCACTGATAGTGCTTCCCGATGAGACAGCCAGGGAAGGAGAAGTTGAACCAGGAGAAGAAGCAACACAAGAAAAAGATGCAAGTGCTCTGACAAACATCATCCTTCCAGAAGCTAACAAGGACGACGTAGCGTCCTCCCAACAGATAATCTCAGTGGGACGCCATGACTGTCCAGACTGTGCGAAGAAATTTAAGTTTGCTTCCTCACTAATCGCCCACAGAGTCATCCACACCGGCGAACGTCCCCACCGGTGCAATGACTGTGGTCGCTGCTTCTCTTTCAGGCAGTCCCTcgacaggcacagacacacacacaaaaccggACGCAAATACAACTGCGCTGTCTGCGGGGAGACCTTTCACTCTTTGTCAGCCCGCACAgagcacaagcaaacacacatggaagatgGTGTTTACACGTGTCATCAGTGCAACAAGACTTTCAGCTGGGAGCTGGCACTTGCAAGGCACCTGAAAAGTCACACTGACGATCACAACGCAAACGAGCCTACAGAGAGCCGGGAAGACGGGCAGGAGGCGGTTGGAGGTGATGAAGGTGTCAGCGAGGCCACCACTGCACCTGCTGAACCTGACAGCCAGGTGCGGGCGGATGATAACGGTGATCTGGAGAATGCAGAGGTTCAGAGCAGTGAGCGTCCCACCGCTGAGCCTGAAGGCGCGGCGCCTGAACATGACAGCAGAGTCATTTCCCTGGTGAAGGTCCGCACGAGCGGGCGCAAACGCAAACCGACCATGAAGATCCAGGTGATAAATTTACAGAAGAGCATGAACActaaaagaaggaaggagatcACTAAGATGAACCCTCCAGAGCTGAAGCCTCTGCCTTTCAATTG TGCAGAGCACTCTTATGGGTCATCAATGGTGTCATCAAAGGACGGTGATGAGA gTTCTGTAACAGATGGCTCGTCGGCTGCTTTCTCCTGCCCTAAATGCTCCTTCCACCACTCCGAAGAAGCGCAGGTCCAGCAGCACATTAACAAAGTCCACTCTGTTGAGGCTGAGGATGACAAGCTGTCCCTTCAGCCCCTCGCAGATGAAGAGGGACGTTTTACTTGTCCAGAATGTGAGAAGAGCTTCAAGTTCCAATCCTTACTGAAAGCCCATCAGCGCATCCACACAGGTGAGCAGCCCTTCCTGTGTTCCCAGTGCGGACGGCGGTTCTCCTTCAAACAGTCACTGGAGAggcacaagcagacacacaagtCTGGCCGCAAGTACGAGTGCTTGATCTGCGGTGAGTTCTTCAAGTCTCTGGTGGCTCAGAGGGAGCACAAGAGCACCCACATGGAGAATGGGGAGTACCTGTGTTCGGAGTGCGGCCGGGCGTTTGCCTGGAAGTCGGCGCTGGTGAGACACTTAAAGACCCACGGTGAGGATTCGGACAAGGTGGAGCGTTCTTATAAATGCCCTCGATGTGACTTATGCTTCAGCTGTGCCAGCTACCTCAACAGGCACCTGCAGACTCATCAAGAAGAAAGAGTGCACACCTGCAACTGTGGAAAGAGCTTCGCCTACCGGGCAGCTCTCACCGCCCATCAGCGCATCCATCAAAAGGAACGGCCACATACATGTGCGCAGTGCGGGAAAGGATTCCTCTACAAGGGGGGTTTGCTGAGCCACATGAAGATCCACTCGGAGGAAATGCCCTTCATGTGCTCCTTCTGTGGAAAGAGCTTCAAGAGGGAGCGCAACATGAAGAAGCACGAGCGCTGCCACACCAGGGAAAACGTTTTCAGCTGCTCGCAGTGCGACAAGAGTTTCGTCTATAAGGCGACGCTGATCAGGCACGAGCTGACTCATTCAGGCGAGAGGCCGTACCTCTGCTCCGACTGCGGGAAGGGCTTCTTCTCCCACGCCGAGCTTCTGAAACACGAGCGTTTCCACACGGGCCATAAGCCCTTCCAGTGCCCCCACTGTGGAAAGAAATTCACTCAGTCTTGCTACCTGACCATCCACCTGCGCTACCACACCGGAGTCCGGCCGTACTCCTGCACCGAGTGTGACAAGAGCTTCCTCAGTGCCAACCGCCTGAAAAGACACCAGCGAACGCATTCGGGGGAAAAGCCCTATCTGTGTGTAGAATGTGGGAAGGGATTCAGGCAGTCATACAATCTGAAAATGCATCAACGAACGCATATCATGTAG
- the selenoo2 gene encoding selenoprotein O2 isoform X2, protein MESSQCASTALERLPFNNTALKKLLVDDSDEPGSRTVPAACFSRIRALQPLVRPIFVALSQSALALLDLTVQDVLCNPLAPEYLSGSRQLPGSEPAAHCYCGHQFGLFAGQLGDGAAMYLGEVESGSHGRWEIQVKGAGVTPYSRDGDGRKVLRSSIREFLCSEAMAALGIPSTRAASLVTSDLYVSRDPLNSGTRVSERCSVVLRLAPSFIRFGSFEIFLGRDDFSGLQGPSAGRHDIRAHLLDYVIETFYPCIQQTYSNRKDRNMAFFREVMMRTAKLVAQWQCVGFCHGVLNTDNMSILGLTLDYGPFGFMDRFDPDFICNASDKRGRYSYQAQPSVCRWNLARLAEALGSELDAAQAGAVLDEFTPTYEAFYLSIMRKKLGLVRKEEAEDSELISDLLRLMHDTGADFTNTFRLLSGVPWPEDGHSERATVEPVVDLILEQCASIEELKHFGEKAFQDNIELAMILSMAQTNPVMFGMVANTPGVSQQLERMGRLKELLGTDQDELQKKQRDDWIRWVGRYRRRLAGEGDGTSDLSLIKEERLRVMNSINPRVILRNYIAQNAIQAAEKGDFSEVNRVLKVLQKPYSDSTGLEPLDGPNADEVTVLYGRKPPAWAQTICIT, encoded by the exons ATGGAGTCCTCTCAGTGCGCGTCCACGGCTCTGGAGCGCTTACCTTTCAACAACACCGCCCTGAAAAAGCTGCTGGTGGATGACTCTGATGAGCCCGGCTCCAGGACGGTCCCAGCTGCGTGTTTCTCACGAATTCGGGCTCTCCAGCCTCTGGTACGCCCGATCTTCGTGGCTCTGTCCCAGTCAGCGCTGGCCCTGCTCGACCTGACCGTGCAGGACGTGCTGTGTAATCCCTTGGCCCCGGAGTATTTGAGCGGCTCCAGGCAGCTGCCGGGCTCCGAGCCGGCGGCTCACTGTTACTGCGGGCACCAGTTCGGCCTGTTTGCGGGCCAGCTGGGAGATGGAGCGGCGATGTACTTGGGGGAAGTTGAGTCTGGCTCCCACGGGCGATGGGAGATTCAGGTGAAAGGCGCAGGAGTCACACCTTACTCAAG AGACGGCGATGGCAGGAAGGTGCTTCGCTCCAGCATCAGAGAGTTCCTGTGCAGCGAGGCCATGGCTGCCTTGGGGATACCCAGCACCCGTGCAGCCTCCctcgtgacctctgacctctatGTCAGCAGAGATCCGCTCAACAGTGGCACACGTGTTTCCGAGCGCTGCTCAGTCGTCCTGCGTCTCGCCCCTTCCTTCATTAG ATTTGGATCTTTTGAGATCTTTCTGGGCCGTGATGATTTCTCAGGCCTGCAGGGGCCCAGTGCAGGGCGGCATGACATTCGCGCTCACCTGCTGGATTATGTCATTGAGACTTTTTATCCCTGCATCCAGCAGACTTATAGCAACCGGAAAGACAGGAATATGGCTTTTTTCAGAGAG GTGATGATGCGAACCGCTAAGCTAGTGGCCCAGTGGCAGTGTGTTGGCTTTTGTCATGGTGTCCTGAACACAGACAATATGAGCATCTTGGGTCTTACTCTGGATTATGGCCCCTTTGGTTTCATGGACAG ATTTGATCCAGATTTCATTTGCAACGCCTCGGACAAAAGAGGACGCTACTCTTACCAAGCCCAGCCATCTGTGTGCCGCTGGAACCTGGCTCGCCTGGCAGAGGCGTTGGGCTCTGAGCTGGATGCAGCTCAGGCAGGGGCTGTCCTGGATGAATTCACGCCCACATACGAAGCCTTCTACCTGTCTATCATGAGGAAAAAGCTGGGCCTTGTGAgaaaagaagaggcagaggacagcGAGCTCATATCAGACCTGCTCCGCCTCATGCACGACACTG GTGCAGATTTCACCAACACCTTCCGCCTGCTGAGTGGTGTCCCATGGCCTGAAGACGGCCACAGTGAGAGGGCCACAGTGGAGCCAGTAGTGGACCTCATCCTGGAGCAGTGTGCCTCTATTGAGGAGCTAAAG CATTTTGGGGAAAAAGCTTTCCAAGACAATAT AGAGTTGGCAATGATTCTGTCCATGGCACAAACCAACCCAGTCATGTTTGGGATGGTGGCAAACACACCAGGCGTGTCCCAGCAACTGGAACGGATGGGACGGCTAAAGGAGCTGCTCGGGACAGATCAGGATGAGCTTCAGAAAAAGCAGCGTGATGACTGGATACGCTGGGTTGGTCGATACAG GAGGCGTTTAGCCGGGGAGGGCGATGGCACAAGTGACTTGTCTCTCATCAAGGAGGAGAGGCTCAGAGTGATGAACAGCATCAACCCCCGTGTCATCCTAAGAAACTACATCGCCCAGAATGCTATTCAGGCAGCAGAAAAGGGAGACTTCTCTGAG GTCAACAGGGTCCTCAAAGTTCTGCAGAAACCATACTCGGATTCCACTGGGCTGGAGCCTTTGGATGGACCTAATGCTGATGAAGTGACTGTCCTCTATGGCAGGAAACCTCCTGCCTGGGCACAAACAATTTGTATCACCTGA
- the selenoo2 gene encoding selenoprotein O2 isoform X1: MESSQCASTALERLPFNNTALKKLLVDDSDEPGSRTVPAACFSRIRALQPLVRPIFVALSQSALALLDLTVQDVLCNPLAPEYLSGSRQLPGSEPAAHCYCGHQFGLFAGQLGDGAAMYLGEVESGSHGRWEIQVKGAGVTPYSRDGDGRKVLRSSIREFLCSEAMAALGIPSTRAASLVTSDLYVSRDPLNSGTRVSERCSVVLRLAPSFIRFGSFEIFLGRDDFSGLQGPSAGRHDIRAHLLDYVIETFYPCIQQTYSNRKDRNMAFFREVMMRTAKLVAQWQCVGFCHGVLNTDNMSILGLTLDYGPFGFMDRFDPDFICNASDKRGRYSYQAQPSVCRWNLARLAEALGSELDAAQAGAVLDEFTPTYEAFYLSIMRKKLGLVRKEEAEDSELISDLLRLMHDTGADFTNTFRLLSGVPWPEDGHSERATVEPVVDLILEQCASIEELKVANKPTMEDRELAMILSMAQTNPVMFGMVANTPGVSQQLERMGRLKELLGTDQDELQKKQRDDWIRWVGRYRRRLAGEGDGTSDLSLIKEERLRVMNSINPRVILRNYIAQNAIQAAEKGDFSEVNRVLKVLQKPYSDSTGLEPLDGPNADEVTVLYGRKPPAWAQTICITUSS, from the exons ATGGAGTCCTCTCAGTGCGCGTCCACGGCTCTGGAGCGCTTACCTTTCAACAACACCGCCCTGAAAAAGCTGCTGGTGGATGACTCTGATGAGCCCGGCTCCAGGACGGTCCCAGCTGCGTGTTTCTCACGAATTCGGGCTCTCCAGCCTCTGGTACGCCCGATCTTCGTGGCTCTGTCCCAGTCAGCGCTGGCCCTGCTCGACCTGACCGTGCAGGACGTGCTGTGTAATCCCTTGGCCCCGGAGTATTTGAGCGGCTCCAGGCAGCTGCCGGGCTCCGAGCCGGCGGCTCACTGTTACTGCGGGCACCAGTTCGGCCTGTTTGCGGGCCAGCTGGGAGATGGAGCGGCGATGTACTTGGGGGAAGTTGAGTCTGGCTCCCACGGGCGATGGGAGATTCAGGTGAAAGGCGCAGGAGTCACACCTTACTCAAG AGACGGCGATGGCAGGAAGGTGCTTCGCTCCAGCATCAGAGAGTTCCTGTGCAGCGAGGCCATGGCTGCCTTGGGGATACCCAGCACCCGTGCAGCCTCCctcgtgacctctgacctctatGTCAGCAGAGATCCGCTCAACAGTGGCACACGTGTTTCCGAGCGCTGCTCAGTCGTCCTGCGTCTCGCCCCTTCCTTCATTAG ATTTGGATCTTTTGAGATCTTTCTGGGCCGTGATGATTTCTCAGGCCTGCAGGGGCCCAGTGCAGGGCGGCATGACATTCGCGCTCACCTGCTGGATTATGTCATTGAGACTTTTTATCCCTGCATCCAGCAGACTTATAGCAACCGGAAAGACAGGAATATGGCTTTTTTCAGAGAG GTGATGATGCGAACCGCTAAGCTAGTGGCCCAGTGGCAGTGTGTTGGCTTTTGTCATGGTGTCCTGAACACAGACAATATGAGCATCTTGGGTCTTACTCTGGATTATGGCCCCTTTGGTTTCATGGACAG ATTTGATCCAGATTTCATTTGCAACGCCTCGGACAAAAGAGGACGCTACTCTTACCAAGCCCAGCCATCTGTGTGCCGCTGGAACCTGGCTCGCCTGGCAGAGGCGTTGGGCTCTGAGCTGGATGCAGCTCAGGCAGGGGCTGTCCTGGATGAATTCACGCCCACATACGAAGCCTTCTACCTGTCTATCATGAGGAAAAAGCTGGGCCTTGTGAgaaaagaagaggcagaggacagcGAGCTCATATCAGACCTGCTCCGCCTCATGCACGACACTG GTGCAGATTTCACCAACACCTTCCGCCTGCTGAGTGGTGTCCCATGGCCTGAAGACGGCCACAGTGAGAGGGCCACAGTGGAGCCAGTAGTGGACCTCATCCTGGAGCAGTGTGCCTCTATTGAGGAGCTAAAGGTGGCTAATAAGCCAACTATGGAGGACCG AGAGTTGGCAATGATTCTGTCCATGGCACAAACCAACCCAGTCATGTTTGGGATGGTGGCAAACACACCAGGCGTGTCCCAGCAACTGGAACGGATGGGACGGCTAAAGGAGCTGCTCGGGACAGATCAGGATGAGCTTCAGAAAAAGCAGCGTGATGACTGGATACGCTGGGTTGGTCGATACAG GAGGCGTTTAGCCGGGGAGGGCGATGGCACAAGTGACTTGTCTCTCATCAAGGAGGAGAGGCTCAGAGTGATGAACAGCATCAACCCCCGTGTCATCCTAAGAAACTACATCGCCCAGAATGCTATTCAGGCAGCAGAAAAGGGAGACTTCTCTGAG GTCAACAGGGTCCTCAAAGTTCTGCAGAAACCATACTCGGATTCCACTGGGCTGGAGCCTTTGGATGGACCTAATGCTGATGAAGTGACTGTCCTCTATGGCAGGAAACCTCCTGCCTGGGCACAAACAATTTGTATCACCTGATCCTCATAG
- the LOC143314976 gene encoding uncharacterized protein LOC143314976 isoform X2 — MDSGVFTALSNGDPLPLASLRLLVPPLQLISASMWQVLKQGDVMNYWKVAEYVSLVMDMVPELLMHKHGMQLNLGLRARYILEMCRVEQLLEPDLILSHLEKIKPRHPNLMKESGEEVVVHFLDLIHTLLKDPEERRDFFLEVFPAEYGPQYDSDLQMLFSEFLFRLAQLLPVPDLEQTVSWLGAECSVLEECVHLVSEPADLKHLLQHHRHLGHLEQHVPPTSMGDSILSSLSAVSPGRVTKPTEQPNQSDLLPGLSDDTHTVSFVDDVAVEIITVTDYAEVELGTTADIEVVTGENCFEGTDTNTVAEDSLIVLPDETAREGEVEPGEEATQEKDASALTNIILPEANKDDVASSQQIISVGRHDCPDCAKKFKFASSLIAHRVIHTGERPHRCNDCGRCFSFRQSLDRHRHTHKTGRKYNCAVCGETFHSLSARTEHKQTHMEDGVYTCHQCNKTFSWELALARHLKSHTDDHNANEPTESREDGQEAVGGDEGVSEATTAPAEPDSQVRADDNGDLENAEVQSSERPTAEPEGAAPEHDSRVISLVKVRTSGRKRKPTMKIQVINLQKSMNTKRRKEITKMNPPELKPLPFNCAEHSYGSSMVSSKDGDESSVTDGSSAAFSCPKCSFHHSEEAQVQQHINKVHSVEAEDDKLSLQPLADEEGRFTCPECEKSFKFQSLLKAHQRIHTGEQPFLCSQCGRRFSFKQSLERHKQTHKSGRKYECLICGEFFKSLVAQREHKSTHMENGEYLCSECGRAFAWKSALVRHLKTHGEDSDKVERSYKCPRCDLCFSCASYLNRHLQTHQEERVHTCNCGKSFAYRAALTAHQRIHQKERPHTCAQCGKGFLYKGGLLSHMKIHSEEMPFMCSFCGKSFKRERNMKKHERCHTRENVFSCSQCDKSFVYKATLIRHELTHSGERPYLCSDCGKGFFSHAELLKHERFHTGHKPFQCPHCGKKFTQSCYLTIHLRYHTGVRPYSCTECDKSFLSANRLKRHQRTHSGEKPYLCVECGKGFRQSYNLKMHQRTHIM, encoded by the exons ATGGACTCGGGTGTCTTCACAGCCCTTTCCAACG GTGACCCCTTACCGCTGGCATCGCTGCGCCTCCTTGTCCCACCTCTCCAGCTCATATCAGCCTCCATGTGGCAGGTTCTGAAACAAGGAGATGTCATGAACTACTGGAAAGTAGCAGAGTATGTCTCTCTGGTGATGGACATGGTCCCAGAGCTGCTAATGCACAAGCACGGGATGCAGCTTAACCTGGGATTAAGAGCCAGG TATATTCTCGAGATGTGCCGAGTTGAACAGCTCCTGGAACCTGAtctcatcttgtctcatttggAGAAAATTAAACCGCGACACCCCAACCTG ATGAAAGAATCAGGAGAGGAAGTCGTGGTTCACTTTCTTGACTTGATCCACACTTTGCTCAAAGATCCCGAAGAGAGACGAGACTTTTTCTTG GAAGTCTTCCCTGCTGAGTATGGCCCTCAATATGACAGTGATTTGCAGATGCTGTTTTCAGAGTTCCTCTTTCGGCTGGCACAGCTGTTACCAGTACCTGACCTTGAGCAG ACTGTTTCCTGGCTTGGAGCTGAATGCTCAGTGTTGGAGGAATGTGTGCATTTAGTCTCTGAGCCTGCAGACCTGAAACATTTGCTCCAGCACCACAGACACCTTGGGCATTTAGAGCAGCATG TTCCACCTACAAGCATGGGCGACagcatcctctcctccctctctgcagtttCCCCTGGCAGAGTGACAAAACCTACAGAGCAACCCAACCAGTCAGATCTGCTGCCAGGCCTCAGTgacgacacacacactgtatcatTTGTGGATGACGTGGCAGTTGAAATCATCACGGTGACGGATTACGCAGAGGTTGAATTAGGCACGACCGCTGACATCGAGGTGGTGACGGGAGAAAACTGCTTTGAAGGAACAGACACCAACACAGTGGCTGAAGATTCACTGATAGTGCTTCCCGATGAGACAGCCAGGGAAGGAGAAGTTGAACCAGGAGAAGAAGCAACACAAGAAAAAGATGCAAGTGCTCTGACAAACATCATCCTTCCAGAAGCTAACAAGGACGACGTAGCGTCCTCCCAACAGATAATCTCAGTGGGACGCCATGACTGTCCAGACTGTGCGAAGAAATTTAAGTTTGCTTCCTCACTAATCGCCCACAGAGTCATCCACACCGGCGAACGTCCCCACCGGTGCAATGACTGTGGTCGCTGCTTCTCTTTCAGGCAGTCCCTcgacaggcacagacacacacacaaaaccggACGCAAATACAACTGCGCTGTCTGCGGGGAGACCTTTCACTCTTTGTCAGCCCGCACAgagcacaagcaaacacacatggaagatgGTGTTTACACGTGTCATCAGTGCAACAAGACTTTCAGCTGGGAGCTGGCACTTGCAAGGCACCTGAAAAGTCACACTGACGATCACAACGCAAACGAGCCTACAGAGAGCCGGGAAGACGGGCAGGAGGCGGTTGGAGGTGATGAAGGTGTCAGCGAGGCCACCACTGCACCTGCTGAACCTGACAGCCAGGTGCGGGCGGATGATAACGGTGATCTGGAGAATGCAGAGGTTCAGAGCAGTGAGCGTCCCACCGCTGAGCCTGAAGGCGCGGCGCCTGAACATGACAGCAGAGTCATTTCCCTGGTGAAGGTCCGCACGAGCGGGCGCAAACGCAAACCGACCATGAAGATCCAGGTGATAAATTTACAGAAGAGCATGAACActaaaagaaggaaggagatcACTAAGATGAACCCTCCAGAGCTGAAGCCTCTGCCTTTCAATTG TGCAGAGCACTCTTATGGGTCATCAATGGTGTCATCAAAGGACGGTGATGAGA gTTCTGTAACAGATGGCTCGTCGGCTGCTTTCTCCTGCCCTAAATGCTCCTTCCACCACTCCGAAGAAGCGCAGGTCCAGCAGCACATTAACAAAGTCCACTCTGTTGAGGCTGAGGATGACAAGCTGTCCCTTCAGCCCCTCGCAGATGAAGAGGGACGTTTTACTTGTCCAGAATGTGAGAAGAGCTTCAAGTTCCAATCCTTACTGAAAGCCCATCAGCGCATCCACACAGGTGAGCAGCCCTTCCTGTGTTCCCAGTGCGGACGGCGGTTCTCCTTCAAACAGTCACTGGAGAggcacaagcagacacacaagtCTGGCCGCAAGTACGAGTGCTTGATCTGCGGTGAGTTCTTCAAGTCTCTGGTGGCTCAGAGGGAGCACAAGAGCACCCACATGGAGAATGGGGAGTACCTGTGTTCGGAGTGCGGCCGGGCGTTTGCCTGGAAGTCGGCGCTGGTGAGACACTTAAAGACCCACGGTGAGGATTCGGACAAGGTGGAGCGTTCTTATAAATGCCCTCGATGTGACTTATGCTTCAGCTGTGCCAGCTACCTCAACAGGCACCTGCAGACTCATCAAGAAGAAAGAGTGCACACCTGCAACTGTGGAAAGAGCTTCGCCTACCGGGCAGCTCTCACCGCCCATCAGCGCATCCATCAAAAGGAACGGCCACATACATGTGCGCAGTGCGGGAAAGGATTCCTCTACAAGGGGGGTTTGCTGAGCCACATGAAGATCCACTCGGAGGAAATGCCCTTCATGTGCTCCTTCTGTGGAAAGAGCTTCAAGAGGGAGCGCAACATGAAGAAGCACGAGCGCTGCCACACCAGGGAAAACGTTTTCAGCTGCTCGCAGTGCGACAAGAGTTTCGTCTATAAGGCGACGCTGATCAGGCACGAGCTGACTCATTCAGGCGAGAGGCCGTACCTCTGCTCCGACTGCGGGAAGGGCTTCTTCTCCCACGCCGAGCTTCTGAAACACGAGCGTTTCCACACGGGCCATAAGCCCTTCCAGTGCCCCCACTGTGGAAAGAAATTCACTCAGTCTTGCTACCTGACCATCCACCTGCGCTACCACACCGGAGTCCGGCCGTACTCCTGCACCGAGTGTGACAAGAGCTTCCTCAGTGCCAACCGCCTGAAAAGACACCAGCGAACGCATTCGGGGGAAAAGCCCTATCTGTGTGTAGAATGTGGGAAGGGATTCAGGCAGTCATACAATCTGAAAATGCATCAACGAACGCATATCATGTAG